DNA sequence from the Gordonia polyisoprenivorans genome:
ACCGAATTCGGAGCCGATCGAATCCCACAGTGCCTTCATGACCTTCACGCGGTCCACGGCGGTGATGCCGTTCGAGCCACGGACGTACTTGTCGAGGTAGGGCCGCACGGTCGGGCTCTTGAAGTCGGCGGCGCTCGAGGGCAGATAGATCAGCCCCGACGCGACGTCCTGTTCGATGATCTCCTTGATGCGCGGATAGCCCTGCATCATGAACATGCGGTAGGTCAGGCCGTACTCCAGGCGTGGGATGACGGTGTCGCCGATCCAGGGTTCGGGGTTGTGGGCCATGGCATCGGTGAGGGTCCAGAAGAGATTGCGCCAGCCGATCACCTCGCCGACGCGGGTCTGCACACCGCGGAACCCACCCGAGCCGGTGCAGTCGAGGGCCTTCATCAGCAGGCCGGCGATGAAGTCGAGCTTCACCGCGAGACGGGTGCACCCCTGGAAGGTGAAGCGCGGCAGGAAACCCGACTGCGGGAAGAACGCGTTGATGCGTTCGACGTCGCCGTACATGAACACGTTCTCCCACGGCACCAGCACCTTGTCGAAGACGAAGATGGTGTCGTTCTCGTCCATCCGACTGGAGAGCGGGTAGTCGAACGGCGAGCCCATCACCGCGGCCTGCTGGGTGTACGACGAGCGGCAGATCAGTTTGATGCCGGGTGCGTCCATCGGCACCGTGCAGATGAGCGCGAACTCCTTCTTCTTGATCGGCAGGCCGTAGTGGGCGATGAAGTTGTAGTTGGTGATCGCCGAGCCGGTCGCGACCACCTTCGCGCCGGACACCACGAGCCCGGCGTCGGTTTCCTTCTCCACCTTCATGAACACGTCGCCGACCTCGTCGGGCGGCAGCTGGCGATCGACCGGCGGGTTGATGATCGCGTGATTCCAGTAGAGGACCTTCTCCTGCGACTCGCGATACCAGCGCTCGGCGTTGGCCTCGAACGGTGCGTAGAGATCCTTGTTGGCGTGCAGGGTGCCGAGGAAGCTGGCCTTGTAGTCGGGGGAGCGGCCCATCCAGCCGTAGGTCATGCGCGCCCACTCGGCGATCGCGTCGCGTTCCTTGATGAGATCGGCCGAGCTGGTGGAGGCCTTGAAGAACGGCATTGTCACGCCGCAGTTGCCGGTGTCGGTCGGCGCGGTCACCTTGTCGCGGGTGGCCGGGTCGTGCATCGAGTCGTAGAGGCGCGCAGTCATGCGGATGGGGTTGCGGAACGCCGGGTGGGTGGTGACATCCTCCACGCGCTCGCCGTGCAACCAGATCTCCCGGCCGTCCTTGAGCGACTCGATGTATTCGTCGCCGGTCATCGGCCGGGTCGCGAAATTCTTGGTGTTGTTGGCGGGGGCGTCGGCAGCCGGGTTGGTCTGCGGGGCGCCGGTGGCCGTCGGGTCGCCCGCGGGACGTTCGATCGTGGTCATGATTGATACCTCTTTCTGATGGATGGGATGAAAACCGTGATGAATCAGGCGGATGCGGTGGTGTGTTCGGGATCGTCGTTGTGGGCCAGGTGAAATGGGGTGAAGGTGGTCGTCGAGTCGAACCAGCCCGAGTGCGGGTCGTCGGCGCACAGCGTCCACAGCGAATTCACGCTCGGCTCGCCGAGATCGTGAAAAGTACTGCGGTAGTAGAGCAGTGGAGGCTTCCCCGAGGTATGGGCATCGACGATCTCGCCGATGTAGATGATGTGGTCGCCGCCGTCGTAGCTGCGCCACGGTACACAGCTGAGTACCGCGGCGCTGCCAGACAGGACTGGGGCGGTCGGGCCGTCGACCCAGGTGGGGCCGGGTTGGGCGGGCCGCCCGGCGAAGTGCATCGCGATGTCGAGTTGGTCGGCGGCCATGATGTTGACCGCGAACGGTGCGTCGGTCAAGTAGTTGCACGCCTTGGACTTTCGCGTCAACGTCACCTGACACAGGCGCGGTTCGAGGGACACCGCGGTGAAGGCCGTAACCGTTGCACCGTGCGGCTCGCCGTCGGAATTCGCACACGTGATGACGGTGACGCCACTCGCGAACTGGCCGAAGACATTCTGTAGGGCTTTGCGTTCCACGTGATCTCTCCTTTCGATGAGGCAGGATGTGAGGTAGAACATAAGGCGACGGCCGCGGTGTCCACGATCCGCTGAACGCGATGACGATCCACATTGCGCGGCGAAGTCGTGAGGAGTGTCCGATGAGCCAGATCGAGCGGCTTCGCATCCCGGGGGATCCGGAGTGGGAAGCGGCGTCGGCGGCGGTCTCCGACGCGTACTTCCCGCATGAACTGAGTCCGCGGGACGCGGGTGGAACCGCCCTCGACGTCGACGTCGCGGTCACCGTGCTCGGACCGTTGCGTATCGCGCGGATCGGGTGGGGAGCCGAGGTGGCCATCCACTCCGACCATCCCGGCGCCTACGGCATCAACGTCCCGCTCGGGGGAGTCCTGGAAACCAGCGTCGCCGGGACCTCGGTGGTCTCCACGAGTGGTCTCGCCACGATCAACCCGCCCGACACGCCCGCCGAGATCACCCGCTGGTCGAGTACCTGCACGATCGTCGGGGTCAAGATCGACCGCGACTTACTGCAGCGCGAGGCCTGTCGGGTGACCGGGCGTCCGGACACGACGATCCCCGAACAGCTCGACCTGCACTCGCCGGAAGGGGCGAGCTGGTTCCGGCTGGTCCGCTCGATCGCCGGCCAGCCCGCCGACGACCCGCTGTTGGCGAACCCACTCATCGCCGAGCAACTCGCCGGCTCGTTGACCGACGCCTTCTTGTTGGCCGCGGTTCCCGACGACCCCGCCGAGCACACGCGCCCGCAACCGCGGATCGTCACCCGGGTGCTCGATGCGATGCGGGCCGATCCGGCCCGGCCGTGGACGGCCGCCGACATGGCGGAGGTGGCCGGGATCAGCGTGCGCCGTCTGCAGGAAGGGTTTCGTGACTACGTCGGCAAATCGCCGCGAGAATGCCTCACCGACATCCGATTACACCGTGTGCACGACGAATTGTGTTGCGAGGACGCGGATTCGGTGACCACCGTCGCGATGCGCTGGGGATTCACCCACACCGGCCGGTTCGCGGCGGCATTCCGCAAGAGGTACGGCGTGGCACCGTCCGATGTCGCCCGCACGCGCGGTCGGTAGTTACCAGCCGAGGTCGGTCGTTCAGGGCGCCGGGGCGCGGCATCGTCGTACCATGTGATGCATGGCCGCTGCACACGTCCAGCTCGGCTTGATGTCGCTGGATCAGTGGCGTGCGTTGCCCGAGGAACCCGAGTATCGGGTCGAACTCCAGCAGGGTGTGCGCATCGTGTCGCCACGACCGACGAAGGCACACGCGCGCGCCGTCTTCCGGCTGTGTGCCCAGGTCGACGAGGCGCTTCCGACTGGCTGGGAAGCGCTCTCGGAGGTCGAGGTGGTCATCGATCCTGCGACGCCGGTTACGGCCCGAGTGCCCGATATCGTCGTGTGTCGTAGCGACGCACCCGAACCTCTGGCCGCGGCGGACGTGGCGATCGCCATCGACATCGTGTCGCCAGGCTCTCGACGGACTGATCACGTCACCAAGCGCAGCGAGTACGCCGATGCCGGGATCGCCCACTACTGGATCGTCGACCTGGGGCGGCCGACCACGCTCACCCCACTCACCCTCACCGACCACGGCTACTCCGGCGTTCCGGTGACCGGGCATCACACGTCGACCACGCCCTTTCCCCTGACCATCTCGCTCACCTTCTGACGTCGAATTGCGAGCGTGCGAGCCGCTCCGCACTCTCCGGTAAGGTGTGCCGGGTTGCGTGCCACCAGGTGATCCCGCGGTGACACCGGATGTCCCGGCGCGCCGGAACGGAGTCGGAGCACATGTCCCCGCGCGTGTCACTGTCCACGACGACCTCTCCCGCGCACGACCAGTTGGTGTGGGCGGCGCTGCGTTCACCGCGACGGCTGCGCACCGAGGTTCTGGCCGGGCTGGTGGTCGCGCTCGCGCTCATCCCGGAGGCGATCTCGTTCTCGATCATCGCCGGTGTCGATCCGCGCGTGGGTCTGTTCGCCTCGTTCACCATGGCGGTCACGATCGCGATCGTCGGTGGCCGCCCGGCGATGATCTCCGCGGCCACCGGTGCGGTGGCCCTCGTCGTGGCCCCATTGGTGAAAAGCCATGGGCTGCAGTACCTCATCGCCGCCGTCATCCTGGCCGGGGTGTTCCAGCTCATCCTCGGCGGCCTCGGCGTCGCCCGGCTGATGCGGTTCATTCCGCGCAGCGTCATGGTGGGATTCGTCAACGCGCTGGCCATCTTGATCTTCGCTGCCCAATTGCCCCATCTGATCTGCGTGCCGTGGCTGGTGTATCCGCTTGTCGCCGTGGGTGTTCTGATCATTGTCGGATTGCCGAGACTGACGAGCGTCATCCCGGCGCCGCTCGTCGCGATCGTTGCGCTGACCGTGGTGACGCTCGCGGTCGGCTGGTCGGTGCCCGATGTCGGTGACGAGGGCAAACTGCCCGAGCACCTACCCTCACTGGTCCTGCCGGACGTGCCACTGACCTGGCACACGTTGTCGGTGATCGCGCCGTACGCGTTCACCATGGCGCTGGTCGGGTTGCTCGAATCGTTGATGACCGCGAAATTCGTCGACGACCTCACCGACACCCACTCCAACAAGTCACGCGAGGCGATGGGGCAGGGCGTGGCGAACGTGGTCACCGGATTCTTCGGCGGCATGGGCGGCTGCGCGATGATCGGGCAGACCATGATCAACGTCAAGAGTTCCGGTGCGCGCACCCGGATTTCGACCTTTCTCGCCGGTGTCTTCCTGCTGATCCTGGTCGTGGGTCTCGGCGATATCGTCGCGCTGATCCCGATGGCCGCGCTCGTCGCCGTGATGATCATGGTGTCGGTCGGCACGATGGACTGGCACAGCATCAACCCGACGACGTTGCGGCGCATGCCCAAGAGCGAAACGGTGGTCATGCTCGTCACCGTCGCCGTCACGGTGGCCACACACAACCTGGCCTACGGTGTCGTCGTCGGTGTGCTCACCGCGATGGTGCTCTTCGCGCGGCGGGTCGCCCACGTCACCGAGGTCGTCGTGGTGGATCACCCGGATCCCGACACGTGCCTGTATCAGGTGCGCGGAGAACTGTTCTTCGCGTCCAGCAACGACCTGGTCTACCAGTTCGACTATGCGGCCGACCCGACGACCGTGATCATTGACATGAGTGCGTCGCATGTCTGGGATGCGTCCACCGTCGCGGCACTCGACGCCGTCGTCACCAAGTACGCGGCAAAGGGTAAGAGCGCCAACATCATCGGGTTGAACCCCGACAGTGCCGAGCGGCTCGAGCGCCTCAGTGGGCACCTCGCGGGCGCTCACTGAGGCAGGCAAGCAGGGCGCGGGGAGTTCATGGTGTCTCCTCGTGTTGTGGCCTGTCAGGCGGCGGACGCCGGAGAGGCGGGGACCGGGCGAGGGTGGGGTGTCCACCCCCTGGCGGCGGGGGTCGTCGGAGGCCAGTTGTGCTGCGAGCGTTACGAGTACGGGGTGCAGGACACGCGACAGGCGCCCGGCGTGGGTGGACGCCTCGGGCCCCGGTCGGTCACCATCGGTCGACGTGCGCACGTAGAAGGCGAGTGGGCTGTTGATCAGATGAAGAACTGTGGCGCCGAAGCGAACCGACCTGGGTCTGGTGGAGACCGTGTGGACTTCGGATCTCCACGGCGGTTCGTTAGTCTTCTGATATGGCACGGCACGCCGCAGGGGCGCTGCGTGGAATCACGCTGCAGCAGTTGCGCTACTTCGTGGAGGTGGCAGCGGAGGGATCGATCAGTGCCGCGGCGGACATGCTCTATGTGGCTCAACCGACCATGTCCGCCGCGCTCAAGGACCTCGAAAGCCGGCTCGAACGTTCACTGTTCGTCCGCTCGAACCGGGGAGTCACCCTCACCGACGACGGGGCGGAGTTCCTCAGCTACGCGCGCCAGGTCGTCGAGCAAGCGGAACTACTGGAACAGCGGTACCTCGGGCGCGGCCCCTCGCGCCGACTCCTCGCCGTTTCCACTCAGCACTACTCCTTCGTCGTCGATGCCTTTGCTCGCATGGTGAAAGCCTCTGAGGCCGCCGAATACGCGTTCAGCCTTCGCGAGACCCGGACTTGGGACATCATCGAAGATGTCCGCACTCTGCGGAGTGAAGTCGGCGTGCTCTATCGCAACGGTTTCAACGCAAACGTGATCAACAAGCTGCTCCGCGAAGCGGGGCTGACCTTTACGCCGCTGTTCTTCACGACACCGCACATTTTCATCGCCCGCACGAACCACCTCGCAGGCAAGGCAAGTGTCACGCTGAAGGATCTCGACGACCTCCCGCGGCTCACGTTCGACCAGGGTGGGAACAACTCGTTCTATCTCGCCGAAGAGATCCTCTCCACGCGTTCATCCAAGCAAGACATCCGCGTGAGCGACCGAGCAACCATCTTCAACCTGATGATCGGTCTCGGCGGGTACACCATCTCGACCGGCATCATCTCCGACGATCTGGACCCGTCGATAGTCGCTGTGCCGCTCGAGGTGGACGAGCGCATCGAGATCGGCTGGATCGGACATGCGTCGGTCTCGTTGACCGCCCAAGCCGAGCGATTCGTGGCGGAGATGCGCGATGTGGTCTCGAGCTTCGGAGTCGATCTGCTGACATAGCTGATTCCTATCGCCAGGTATCGCTACGTGTAATTAGGCTATGGAGAGGCGCCTTCATACACTGCTGTCAACGCCACTTCGGGCCACTGGCTCCCATGTGCCATCGGTCGCGCCGATAGGCCTCGATCATGGGAAGTCAGATCGAAGTGCCGCGAAACTCAGACAGTGAATCGTGCGGTGACGCCTGTCGTCGTCGAACGCCGCGCAAGTGGATGGGGCATCTGATCAACATGACAAACGAATGTGTCTTCAGCATCGGCACGACGCGCTTCGACGAGGGCTACACCCCGTCGAGCAGCTCACGTGGAACGACGAACTTCGCGAATCTCGCACGCGGCGACGACCGTGAGCAGAATCTTCGCAATGCCGTGACGATGATGAACACCAGGGTCAATGAACTGCTCCACTGGGACAATCCGCGCGGTGACCGCTACGAACTCGAACTCGACATCGTCTCGGTGGACCTACATCTCGCCTCGGTAGGGGACGACGCCGCATTTCCGGTGATCGAGGTGCTCGACGTGGACATCGTCGAGACCGCCACGGGAACCCGTACCAAGGGCATCGTCGGAAACAACTTCTCCTCCTACATTCGCGACTACGACTTCAGCGTTCGGCTCCCCGGGCACCAGGCGACAGGTATCCCCAGCGACTTCGGCGATCTGCACGGGCAGGTCTTTCAGCGCTTCCTCGAATCGGACGAGTACCGCCAACGGTTCTCCCAGCCGCCGGTCATCTGCATCAGCGTCTCGACGTCGCGGACCTACACCCGCCTCACGAACCATCACCCCATTCTAGGGGTGGAGTATGTGTCGGACGCGCTGTCGCTCACCGATGACTACTTTGGCAAGATGGGGCTCACGGTCCGCTACTTCATGCCTCCGGGTTCCGTTGCGCCGCTGGCCTTCTACCACCGCGGTGACCTGCTCAACGACTACTCGTTCATCGCGCTCGCGGGAACGGTCGCGACGATGGAGACGTTCCAGAAGATCTACCGTCCCGAGATCTACAGCGCGAACACCGCGGCGGCGCAGGTGTACCGGCCGAGTCTCGACTACGGCAACTACTCACTCCCGCAGGTGACTTACGACCGGGTCGAACGCACCCAGCTCGCGGCCACCCAGGGAAAATTCACCGAGGTGAGGCTCATGAAACCGTACGGCGATGTCCTTGCTCGTTGGGCGACAAAGCAATCGGCCTGATCGGCGCGAGAACTGAGGTATCCGAGATGAATACACTTCTGCCCGCCACGATCGTCGGCAGCCTGCCCAAGCCCGCGTGGCTCTCCGAGCCGGAGAAGCTCTGGTCCCCGTGGAAGTTACACGGCGACGAACTGCGGCAGGGGAAGCTCGACGCCCAGACGCTCGCGGCACACGATCAGAGTCGGGCCGGGCTCGACATCATCAGCGATGGTGAACAGACACGTCAGCACTTCGTGACCACGTTCATCGAGCACCTCGGTGGCGTCGATTTCGACCGCCGCGAGACCGTGCGCATTCGTGACCGCTATGACGCGAGCGTCCCGACGGTTGTCGGCGCGGTGAGTCGCGAAGAGTCGGTCTTCGCAGAGGATGCGAAGCGTCTTCGCGCCGAAACCGATCAGCCGATCAAATGGGCCCTCCCCGGCCCGATGACAATGATCGACACCCTCTACGACGACCACTACCGGAGCCGCGAGCAGCTCGCGTGGGAGTTCGCGACCATCCTGAACCAAGAAGCAACGGATCTGCAGGCGGCCGGCGTCGACATCATCCAGATCGACGAGCCCGCATTCAACGTGTTCTTCGACGAACTGGACTGGGGCATCGCGGCACTCGAGCGGGCCACCGAAGGACTGAGCTGCCAAACCGCCGTCCACATCTGTTACGGCTACGGCATCAAGGCCAACACCGACTGGAAGGCAACGCTGGGGCCCGAATGGCGCCAGTACGAAGAGTCGTTTCCACTGTTGCAACAATCATCGATCGACATCGTGTCCCTGGAGAGTCACAACTCGCGGGTTCCTGTCGAGGTAATCGAACTACTCCGTGGCAAGACGGTCATGCTGGGAGCGATCGACGTGGCCAGCGACACCATCGAGACGCCGGAGGAAGTCGCAGCGACACTGCGCAAAGCACTCCCCTTCGTCGACAAGGACAAGCTCTACGCCAGCGGGAACTGCGGCATGGCGCCGCTTGCTCGTGGTGTCGCACGGCAGAAGATGGTCGCG
Encoded proteins:
- a CDS encoding methionine synthase; amino-acid sequence: MNTLLPATIVGSLPKPAWLSEPEKLWSPWKLHGDELRQGKLDAQTLAAHDQSRAGLDIISDGEQTRQHFVTTFIEHLGGVDFDRRETVRIRDRYDASVPTVVGAVSREESVFAEDAKRLRAETDQPIKWALPGPMTMIDTLYDDHYRSREQLAWEFATILNQEATDLQAAGVDIIQIDEPAFNVFFDELDWGIAALERATEGLSCQTAVHICYGYGIKANTDWKATLGPEWRQYEESFPLLQQSSIDIVSLESHNSRVPVEVIELLRGKTVMLGAIDVASDTIETPEEVAATLRKALPFVDKDKLYASGNCGMAPLARGVARQKMVALAQGAAILRRELS
- a CDS encoding 4-hydroxyphenylacetate 3-hydroxylase family protein, encoding MTTIERPAGDPTATGAPQTNPAADAPANNTKNFATRPMTGDEYIESLKDGREIWLHGERVEDVTTHPAFRNPIRMTARLYDSMHDPATRDKVTAPTDTGNCGVTMPFFKASTSSADLIKERDAIAEWARMTYGWMGRSPDYKASFLGTLHANKDLYAPFEANAERWYRESQEKVLYWNHAIINPPVDRQLPPDEVGDVFMKVEKETDAGLVVSGAKVVATGSAITNYNFIAHYGLPIKKKEFALICTVPMDAPGIKLICRSSYTQQAAVMGSPFDYPLSSRMDENDTIFVFDKVLVPWENVFMYGDVERINAFFPQSGFLPRFTFQGCTRLAVKLDFIAGLLMKALDCTGSGGFRGVQTRVGEVIGWRNLFWTLTDAMAHNPEPWIGDTVIPRLEYGLTYRMFMMQGYPRIKEIIEQDVASGLIYLPSSAADFKSPTVRPYLDKYVRGSNGITAVDRVKVMKALWDSIGSEFGGRHELYERNYSGNHENVKAELLFAAQNRGGVDQMKGLAEACLAEYDLDGWTVPDLIGNDDVSYFGN
- a CDS encoding Uma2 family endonuclease; the encoded protein is MAAAHVQLGLMSLDQWRALPEEPEYRVELQQGVRIVSPRPTKAHARAVFRLCAQVDEALPTGWEALSEVEVVIDPATPVTARVPDIVVCRSDAPEPLAAADVAIAIDIVSPGSRRTDHVTKRSEYADAGIAHYWIVDLGRPTTLTPLTLTDHGYSGVPVTGHHTSTTPFPLTISLTF
- a CDS encoding SulP family inorganic anion transporter, encoding MSPRVSLSTTTSPAHDQLVWAALRSPRRLRTEVLAGLVVALALIPEAISFSIIAGVDPRVGLFASFTMAVTIAIVGGRPAMISAATGAVALVVAPLVKSHGLQYLIAAVILAGVFQLILGGLGVARLMRFIPRSVMVGFVNALAILIFAAQLPHLICVPWLVYPLVAVGVLIIVGLPRLTSVIPAPLVAIVALTVVTLAVGWSVPDVGDEGKLPEHLPSLVLPDVPLTWHTLSVIAPYAFTMALVGLLESLMTAKFVDDLTDTHSNKSREAMGQGVANVVTGFFGGMGGCAMIGQTMINVKSSGARTRISTFLAGVFLLILVVGLGDIVALIPMAALVAVMIMVSVGTMDWHSINPTTLRRMPKSETVVMLVTVAVTVATHNLAYGVVVGVLTAMVLFARRVAHVTEVVVVDHPDPDTCLYQVRGELFFASSNDLVYQFDYAADPTTVIIDMSASHVWDASTVAALDAVVTKYAAKGKSANIIGLNPDSAERLERLSGHLAGAH
- a CDS encoding AraC family transcriptional regulator; its protein translation is MSQIERLRIPGDPEWEAASAAVSDAYFPHELSPRDAGGTALDVDVAVTVLGPLRIARIGWGAEVAIHSDHPGAYGINVPLGGVLETSVAGTSVVSTSGLATINPPDTPAEITRWSSTCTIVGVKIDRDLLQREACRVTGRPDTTIPEQLDLHSPEGASWFRLVRSIAGQPADDPLLANPLIAEQLAGSLTDAFLLAAVPDDPAEHTRPQPRIVTRVLDAMRADPARPWTAADMAEVAGISVRRLQEGFRDYVGKSPRECLTDIRLHRVHDELCCEDADSVTTVAMRWGFTHTGRFAAAFRKRYGVAPSDVARTRGR
- a CDS encoding putative oxygenase MesX, with amino-acid sequence MTNECVFSIGTTRFDEGYTPSSSSRGTTNFANLARGDDREQNLRNAVTMMNTRVNELLHWDNPRGDRYELELDIVSVDLHLASVGDDAAFPVIEVLDVDIVETATGTRTKGIVGNNFSSYIRDYDFSVRLPGHQATGIPSDFGDLHGQVFQRFLESDEYRQRFSQPPVICISVSTSRTYTRLTNHHPILGVEYVSDALSLTDDYFGKMGLTVRYFMPPGSVAPLAFYHRGDLLNDYSFIALAGTVATMETFQKIYRPEIYSANTAAAQVYRPSLDYGNYSLPQVTYDRVERTQLAATQGKFTEVRLMKPYGDVLARWATKQSA
- a CDS encoding LysR family transcriptional regulator, which gives rise to MARHAAGALRGITLQQLRYFVEVAAEGSISAAADMLYVAQPTMSAALKDLESRLERSLFVRSNRGVTLTDDGAEFLSYARQVVEQAELLEQRYLGRGPSRRLLAVSTQHYSFVVDAFARMVKASEAAEYAFSLRETRTWDIIEDVRTLRSEVGVLYRNGFNANVINKLLREAGLTFTPLFFTTPHIFIARTNHLAGKASVTLKDLDDLPRLTFDQGGNNSFYLAEEILSTRSSKQDIRVSDRATIFNLMIGLGGYTISTGIISDDLDPSIVAVPLEVDERIEIGWIGHASVSLTAQAERFVAEMRDVVSSFGVDLLT
- a CDS encoding flavin reductase family protein; its protein translation is MERKALQNVFGQFASGVTVITCANSDGEPHGATVTAFTAVSLEPRLCQVTLTRKSKACNYLTDAPFAVNIMAADQLDIAMHFAGRPAQPGPTWVDGPTAPVLSGSAAVLSCVPWRSYDGGDHIIYIGEIVDAHTSGKPPLLYYRSTFHDLGEPSVNSLWTLCADDPHSGWFDSTTTFTPFHLAHNDDPEHTTASA